Proteins from a genomic interval of Thamnophis elegans isolate rThaEle1 chromosome 2, rThaEle1.pri, whole genome shotgun sequence:
- the MANF gene encoding mesencephalic astrocyte-derived neurotrophic factor, translating to MRFRVGGKCVVKVPAVKGLSVSRVSGRFGLGGRRMRAANGLWAALALILLPGVSHALREGDCEVCVSFLRTFYQALQEKNVEFTPNSIEKELLKFCKEAKGKENRFCYYIGATSDAATKITNEVSKPLSHHIPVEKICEKLKKKDTQICELKYDKQIDLSTVDLKKLRVKELKKILDDWGETCKGCAEKSDYIRKINELMPKYAPKAASSRTDL from the exons ATGAGGTTCCGAGTGGGCGGCAAGTGCGTCGTCAAGGTGCCGGCTGTGAAGGGGCTGAGTGTGAGCCGAGTGAGCGGTCGCTTCGGGCTCGGTGGAAGGAGGATGCGGGCGGCTAACGGGCTCTGGGCGGCGCTGGCCTTGATCCTGCTCCCCGGAGTCAGCCACGCTCTGCGCGAGGGAGACTGCGAAG TGTGTGTGTCATTCCTGAGAACCTTCTATCAAGCTCTACAAGAGAAGAATGTTGAGTTCACACCAAACAGTATTGAAAAAGAACTTTTGAAATTCTGTAAAGAGGCAAAAGGCAAAGAAAACCGTTTT TGTTATTACATTGGAGCAACCAGTGATGCAGCCACCAAAATAACTAATGAGGTATCAAAACCTCTAAGTCATCATATCCCTGTTGAGAAGATTTGTGAGAAGCTGAAAAAGAAAGATACTCAGATCTGTGAGCTGAAATATG ATAAACAGATTGACCTGAGTACTGTAGACCTGAAGAAGCTGAGAGTCAAAGAATTGAAAAAAATTCTAGACGACTGGGGTGAAACATGCAAGGGCTGTGCAGAAAAATCAGATTACATTCGTAAAATCAATGAACTGATGCCTAAATATGCACCAAAAGCAGCCAGTTCGCGGACAGATCTCTGA
- the RBM15B gene encoding putative RNA-binding protein 15B, translated as MKRATERDSSPGGSGGTRGASSTKRPRERESSASGVGSGGGSSSRRGPHRSSGASSSSSASTSASSRSSRDKPAAGGSSSRSHRGEERPGGGGDSNHRAASSSARTSSSQTVAAAAPAVPPTPSSSSRALGLAKSKVTAAAVVAPSLLLGGPPPVAAPSLLLAPGLGLPAGVTLAGEPPGSSDYKTLLVSGLGPALPDQLLEDGLFRQFQRFASGGASDISVKLSHTPELGRVAYVNFRHPADARDARRHARARQLLLYDRPLKVEPVYLRGGRRSRTPPPTPSPEPLAFLPPIHGVYPYKQRSLSPVASPLLREPRPRHAQAAAAAFALEAVALGLSRERERVLDYYGLYDERGRPYSYPLVAEEDLMPEDDQRATRNLFIGNLDHNVSEVELRRAFEKYGIIEEVVIKRPARGQGGAYAFLKFQNLDMAHRAKVAMSGRVVGRNPIKIGYGKANPTTRLWVGGLGPSTSLAALAREFDRFGSIRTIDYVKGDSFAYIQYESLDAAQAACAQMRGFPLGGPDRRLRVDFAKAEEARYPQQYQPAPLPVHYELLPESYSRHRSLEQDLRVRDRTPPHLLYSDRERSFLEADWASSLKNAERRNNLEAYSRSARSRSGERWGSDSDRSVLKPWEERRKRRSLSNDRGRTTHSPYEERARTKAGGPGADRSPDRVRKENHTTESTTEKEQNNSLQNNRHALEEKPHRETSDPPQPKKRDSERNHRTGESESKAHEEPKSETKKLKTLSDYAHTLQLAWNGLLVLKNSCFPTSMHILEGDLGVINGLLKDHLSGGKLTQLKIAQRLRLDQPKLDEVTRRIKQGSPNGYAVLLATQAAQGASAEGTFPVAEPGLQRRLLRNLVSYLKQKQAAGVISLPVGGAKGRDSTGMLYAFPPCEFSQQYLQSALRTLGKLEEEHMVIVIVKDTA; from the coding sequence ATGAAGCGGGCGACCGAGCGGGATTCCAGCCCGGGCGGGTCCGGGGGCACACGTGGCGCCTCCTCCACGAAAAGGCCTCGAGAGCGCGAGAGCAGCGCCAGCGGTGTCggcagtggcggcggcagcagcagccggCGGGGCCCACACCGGAGTTCGGGCGCCTCCTCCTCGTCATCCGCTTCCACCTCCGCCTCGTCGCGCAGCAGTCGGGACAAGCCTGCCGCTGGCGGTTCCAGCTCGCGGAGCCATCGCGGGGAGGAGCGGCCGGGAGGCGGAGGCGATTCGAACCACCGCGCAGCCTCCTCTAGCGCCAGGACCAGCAGCAGCCAAACCGTCGCCGCCGCGGCCCCTGCCGTCCCGCCTACCCCATCCTCGTCTTCTCGGGCGCTGGGGCTCGCCAAGAGCAAAGTGACCGCTGCGGCGGTGGTCGCCCCTTCCTTGCTTCTGGGTGGGCCTCCACCCGTGGCAGCCCCGTCGCTCCTTTTGGCCCCTGGCCTTGGCTTGCCGGCAGGGGTGACTCTGGCAGGTGAGCCTCCTGGCTCCAGCGACTACAAGACTCTGCTAGTGAGTGGCCTGGGCCCAGCCTTACCTGACCAGCTGCTGGAGGATGGCCTCTTTCGCCAGTTCCAGAGATTCGCTAGCGGCGGTGCCAGTGACATTAGCGTCAAGCTGTCCCACACACCTGAACTTGGCCGTGTTGCTTACGTTAACTTCAGGCACCCGGCAGATGCCCGTGATGCTCGACGGCACGCCAGAGCCCGGCAGCTTCTCCTTTATGATCGGCCTCTGAAGGTGGAGCCTGTGTACCTGCGAGGGGGCCGCCGGAGCCGTACTCCTCCACCTACCCCCTCTCCTGAACCCTTGGCATTTCTCCCTCCTATCCATGGTGTTTATCCATATAAACAGAGATCGCTGTCTCCTGTTGCCAGCCCTTTGCTGAGAGAGCCTAGACCTCGACACGCTCAAGCTGCAGCAGCAGCATTTGCCTTGGAAGCTGTTGCCTTGGGACTTTCTCGAGAAAGGGAAAGGGTGCTGGATTACTATGGGTTATATGATGAACGGGGCCGTCCTTACAGCTATCCCTTGGTGGCTGAGGAGGATTTAATGCCAGAAGATGACCAGAGAGCTACCCGGAATCTCTTCATTGGCAATCTTGATCACAATGTCTCTGAGGTGGAACTCAGGCGTgcctttgaaaaatacggtatcatCGAGGAAGTGGTGATCAAGAGGCCTGCACGGGGTCAAGGTGGAGCCTATGCCTTTCTTAAGTTCCAAAACCTGGACATGGCGCATCGGGCCAAGGTTGCCATGTCTGGGCGGGTTGTTGGCAGAAACCCTATCAAAATTGGCTATGGGAAAGCCAACCCGACTACCCGACTTTGGGTTGGTGGCCTTGGTCCAAGTACTTCCCTAGCTGCTCTTGCCAGGGAGTTTGATCGCTTTGGTAGCATTAGGACTATTGACTACGTAAAGGGGGACAGCTTTGCTTATATTCAGTACGAGAGTTTGGATGCTGCTCAAGCTGCCTGTGCACAAATGAGAGGCTTTCCTTTGGGCGGTCCAGACAGGAGACTTAGAGTGGATTTTGCTAAAGCTGAGGAAGCCCGCTATCCTCAGCAGTACCAACCTGCACCACTTCCTGTACACTATGAATTACTCCCCGAAAGCTATAGCAGACACAGGAGTCTGGAGCAAGACTTAAGGGTGAGGGATAGGACTCCTCCTCATCTCCTTTACTCAGACAGGGAAAGGAGCTTTCTAGAGGCCGATTGGGCCAGCTCTCTCAAAAATGCAGAGCGCAGAAATAATTTGGAGGCATACAGTCGTTCAGCACGCAGCCGGAGTGGAGAACGTTGGGGCAGCGATAGTGATCGCAGTGTTCTCAAGCCCTGGGAGGAAAGGCGTAAACGTCGTAGCCTTTCCAATGACCGTGGGAGGACTACTCATTCGCCATATGAGGAGAGAGCCAGGACAAAGGCTGGTGGGCCAGGAGCAGATCGCAGCCCAGATCGGGTTCGGAAGGAGAATCACACTACAGAATCTACCacagagaaagaacaaaataacTCGCTGCAGAATAATCGACATGCATTAGAGGAGAAACCTCACCGTGAAACCTCTGATCCTCCTCAGCCTAAAAAAAGAGACAGTGAACGCAATCACCGAACTGGTGAGTCTGAATCAAAGGCTCATGAAGAGCCCAAATCTGAAACAAAGAAGTTAAAAACGTTATCCGATTATGCCCATACCCTGCAGCTTGCTTGGAATGGGCTACTTGTCCTTAAAAACAGCTGCTTCCCTACATCTATGCACATTCTTGAAGGAGACTTGGGAGTCATCAACGGGCTTCTGAAAGACCATTTGTCTGGTGGAAAGTTAACACAGCTTAAGATTGCTCAAAGACTTCGGTTGGATCAACCCAAACTGGATGAAGTAACTCGACGCATCAAGCAAGGGAGCCCTAATGGCTATGCTGTGTTACTAGCTACCCAGGCTGCTCAAGGAGCAAGTGCTGAAGGGACCTTCCCAGTGGCGGAGCCTGGCTTACAAAGACGGCTTCTCAGGAACCTGGTCTCTTACTTGaaacaaaaacaggctgcagGAGTCATCAGCCTTCCTGTGGGAGGGGCAAAGGGCAGAGACAGCACAGGCATGCTTTATGCTTTTCCTCCTTGTGAATTTTCTCAGCAGTACCTCCAGTCCGCCCTAAGAACATTGGGAAAGTTAGAAGAAGAACATATGGTGATAGTGATAGTCAAAGACACTGCCTAG